A genomic region of Gemmata massiliana contains the following coding sequences:
- the hisH gene encoding imidazole glycerol phosphate synthase subunit HisH, translated as MSATVIVDYGMANLRSVQKAFEQVGHSATITSDPKHLAHAAKIVLPGVGAFRDAITRLRETGIDDVVRRHISSGRPFLGICLGMQMLFTRSHEDGTHEGLGVFSGDVVRFPSVPGLKVPHMGWNTLRLARPGCPLFTGLPADPAVYFVHSYLARPNPAAGNIISAEADYPTPFCAAVWKDNIFATQFHPEKSQRVGLQMLRNFAAL; from the coding sequence GTGAGCGCAACGGTGATTGTGGACTACGGAATGGCGAACCTGCGGAGCGTCCAAAAAGCGTTCGAGCAAGTGGGCCATTCCGCCACCATCACGAGCGACCCGAAGCACCTGGCACATGCCGCAAAGATCGTACTGCCGGGTGTCGGGGCGTTCCGCGACGCGATCACGCGACTGCGTGAAACGGGAATCGACGACGTCGTGCGCCGACACATCAGCTCCGGCCGGCCCTTCCTGGGCATCTGCCTCGGCATGCAAATGCTGTTCACGCGCAGTCACGAAGACGGCACGCACGAAGGTCTGGGCGTGTTCTCTGGAGACGTGGTGCGGTTCCCCTCGGTGCCGGGATTAAAGGTACCGCACATGGGCTGGAACACACTGCGCCTCGCGCGCCCGGGGTGCCCCTTGTTTACTGGGCTGCCGGCTGATCCCGCGGTGTACTTCGTCCACTCGTATCTCGCGCGCCCGAACCCGGCCGCGGGAAACATCATTTCCGCGGAAGCCGACTACCCCACACCGTTCTGTGCCGCGGTGTGGAAGGACAACATCTTCGCCACACAGTTCCACCCGGAAAAGAGCCAGCGCGTCGGGCTCCAGATGCTTCGTAACTTCGCCGCTCTTTAG
- a CDS encoding prepilin peptidase yields the protein MEWWFHLPIVFWCLTIFTFGLIVGSFLNVVVARLPYEKSLIWPSSRCFACYTKIRAFDNVPILGYLRLRGKCRKCGTPYSARYLWVEIGTGVAFLALFLAEVVFNCHGIPGIKYDYLTSNVPPPQCWALFLYHAALLSGLIAAAAVDAEHRIIPTPITYTAMAVGVIGGALMPWPWPQAATVVSALPPEITMWNHPDYIGKIPTGVQPWPFWGPTFAFAPPGSWKLGLLNSVIGALVGSLVIRITKWLFETGFGREALGLGDADLLMMAGAFLGWQIPVLSLFVGAVAALVLKVLEVIFRPNNAPAVPNSTASTPVTPTADDQNPRELPFGPGLAIGVVVTWFAWPWLGPQLQSAFFDAFTLGLLGAVMGVGILAAALLLRRPVEVQQPVAAK from the coding sequence ATGGAATGGTGGTTCCACCTGCCGATCGTCTTCTGGTGCCTCACGATCTTCACCTTCGGGCTGATCGTCGGGTCGTTCCTCAACGTCGTCGTCGCGCGATTGCCCTACGAGAAGAGCCTCATTTGGCCCTCGTCGCGGTGCTTCGCGTGCTACACCAAGATCCGCGCGTTCGATAACGTCCCCATCCTCGGGTACCTGCGGCTCCGCGGGAAGTGTCGCAAGTGCGGCACCCCGTATTCTGCTCGCTACTTATGGGTCGAGATCGGCACGGGTGTCGCGTTCCTCGCGCTGTTCCTCGCGGAAGTGGTGTTCAACTGCCACGGGATTCCGGGGATCAAGTACGACTACCTCACGTCGAACGTTCCACCGCCCCAGTGCTGGGCACTATTCCTCTACCACGCGGCTCTCCTCAGCGGGCTGATCGCCGCCGCCGCGGTGGACGCGGAACACCGGATCATCCCGACCCCGATCACTTACACAGCGATGGCGGTGGGGGTGATCGGTGGCGCGCTGATGCCCTGGCCGTGGCCGCAAGCGGCGACTGTGGTGAGCGCGCTCCCGCCCGAAATCACGATGTGGAACCACCCGGACTACATCGGGAAGATTCCCACCGGCGTGCAACCGTGGCCGTTCTGGGGGCCGACGTTCGCGTTCGCCCCGCCGGGAAGCTGGAAACTCGGGTTGCTCAACAGCGTGATCGGCGCGCTAGTCGGGTCGCTCGTGATTCGGATAACAAAATGGCTATTCGAGACGGGCTTCGGGCGCGAAGCTCTCGGGCTCGGAGACGCCGACCTGCTCATGATGGCAGGGGCGTTCCTCGGCTGGCAGATCCCGGTGCTGTCTCTGTTCGTTGGTGCGGTGGCCGCGCTCGTGCTGAAAGTGCTGGAAGTGATCTTCCGCCCCAATAACGCTCCCGCTGTACCGAACTCGACCGCCTCTACTCCTGTCACTCCGACAGCCGACGATCAGAACCCGCGGGAGCTGCCGTTCGGTCCCGGGTTGGCGATCGGGGTCGTGGTGACGTGGTTCGCGTGGCCGTGGCTCGGGCCACAGCTACAGTCCGCGTTCTTCGATGCCTTTACATTGGGGCTCCTGGGGGCCGTGATGGGCGTGGGTATCCTTGCCGCGGCCCTGCTCCTGCGCCGGCCGGTCGAAGTGCAACAACCAGTGGCGGCAAAATAA
- a CDS encoding sulfotransferase domain-containing protein: MLVWLASYPRSGNTLLRQVLKSCFDLNSCAGLEPSLAAERAGPDAFSAFYGAYFFAGDPEQFYLRARDGTDLVLVKTHQWPRDDEKAIYVVRDGRLALKSFAAYQDTYHPGSSTPHALLIGDHVYGDWTSHYRAWSQRRGETLVLRFEELVEADTTLLTRIAEFLGVTGPIRPWVNPQSELRARAPEFFGPGNRTWRPDEFWTPALLRAFHTLHGPLLVDLGYATPAEVASAAHPPGSAEESRVLRCADLTTRVRELQGVCDERLTEIEQLKRACDERLAEINFVTREAEARNELLTEAANECSRLRAVVTELESRIRGE, translated from the coding sequence ATGCTTGTTTGGTTGGCATCCTACCCACGGTCCGGAAACACGCTACTCCGCCAAGTGTTAAAGTCCTGTTTCGATCTGAACTCCTGTGCGGGGTTGGAGCCGAGCTTGGCGGCCGAGCGCGCGGGGCCGGACGCATTCAGCGCGTTCTACGGCGCGTATTTCTTCGCGGGAGATCCGGAGCAGTTCTACCTCCGCGCCCGGGACGGTACGGACCTCGTTCTCGTGAAAACGCACCAGTGGCCGCGCGACGACGAGAAAGCGATCTACGTTGTCCGCGACGGGCGCCTCGCGCTCAAGAGCTTCGCCGCGTACCAGGACACCTATCACCCGGGCTCGAGCACCCCGCACGCGCTCCTGATCGGCGATCACGTGTACGGCGACTGGACGAGTCACTACCGCGCGTGGTCCCAGCGCCGCGGGGAAACACTCGTGCTCCGCTTCGAGGAACTCGTTGAAGCCGACACAACCCTCTTGACCCGGATCGCGGAGTTCCTCGGGGTTACAGGCCCGATTCGCCCCTGGGTGAACCCGCAATCCGAACTTCGCGCCCGAGCGCCCGAGTTTTTCGGCCCTGGGAATCGCACCTGGCGTCCGGACGAGTTTTGGACACCTGCCCTACTCCGCGCGTTCCACACGCTCCACGGCCCGCTGCTCGTCGACCTCGGTTACGCAACCCCGGCCGAAGTCGCGAGCGCGGCGCACCCACCCGGGTCCGCGGAAGAATCGCGCGTGCTCCGGTGCGCGGACCTCACGACCCGCGTGCGCGAGTTGCAAGGCGTGTGCGACGAGCGCCTCACGGAGATCGAGCAGTTGAAGCGGGCGTGTGACGAGCGCCTCGCCGAGATCAACTTCGTCACCCGAGAAGCCGAAGCACGCAACGAGCTACTTACCGAAGCGGCTAACGAGTGCTCCCGCCTTCGCGCGGTCGTGACGGAACTGGAGAGCCGCATTCGAGGCGAGTAA
- a CDS encoding shikimate kinase yields the protein MSRNDTAQNIILVGYRCTGKTTVGRLLAEHLACPFADADDLVEASAGRSIKEIFATESETGFRDRESAALKELCAQSAGVISTGGGAILREANRALLKASGFVVWLTAAPETVWDRLRTDPTTAARRPNLTATGGEAEVRALIAARAPLYRDVAHFTVASDTLSPEGLVDAILRAWSARE from the coding sequence TTGTCACGAAACGACACGGCCCAGAACATCATCCTCGTCGGCTACCGCTGCACCGGGAAAACAACAGTCGGGCGCCTGCTCGCGGAACACCTCGCCTGCCCGTTTGCCGACGCGGACGACCTCGTCGAAGCAAGCGCGGGGCGGTCGATCAAAGAGATTTTCGCGACCGAGAGCGAAACCGGGTTCCGCGATCGTGAGTCCGCGGCCCTGAAGGAGTTGTGCGCGCAATCTGCGGGCGTCATTTCGACAGGCGGCGGCGCGATTCTGCGTGAAGCCAACCGTGCGCTGCTGAAAGCTAGTGGGTTCGTGGTGTGGCTGACCGCGGCGCCCGAAACGGTGTGGGACCGACTGCGAACGGACCCAACGACCGCCGCGCGAAGACCGAACCTCACTGCGACCGGCGGCGAAGCCGAGGTGCGCGCGTTGATCGCGGCCCGCGCGCCGCTCTACCGCGACGTGGCACATTTCACTGTCGCGAGCGACACACTGTCACCGGAAGGCCTTGTAGACGCCATTCTTCGAGCTTGGTCGGCCAGAGAATAA
- the aroE gene encoding shikimate dehydrogenase has product MSSDRVLVVIGRTRHKMVVAELQEAVKRGAKFVELRLDFLAKAVDFKRLAPLKQCPWVATLRRPSDGGRFPGTEPERMMILRQAIVSGAFEWVDLETDIADSVPRFGPVKRIVSYHNTTETPANLDEIYANMLKQDADVYKLAVAAQSPEDVGRVLQLQRTAPKPTVAFCMGDIGQPTRFLALKFGAPWIYAAFNKERGIAPGLPSFDEFRTTYPVQNVNADTQVFGVLGDPVGHSLSPLLHNHMYKKLGVNALYLPFRVPRGQLPQALESYDQIPLRGYSVTIPHKEAAASIARESEPNVQVTGSANTLVRRDDGKFSAANTDFAAAADSLKAFLAERAKTGPSTQLSQLSILILGAGGAARSIAYAFHREGAQITIAARTYERAQKLAEDVKCKAVDWHARHSITFDVLINCTPVGMHPNVDESPCHFSVLKPGTIVFDTIYTPETTLLIREARARGCDTITGVDMFVRQAARQIELFTNLTPDTEVMRLIMRKALSPLTKAFDEETEPKPAPPEETEE; this is encoded by the coding sequence ATGTCGTCGGACCGGGTGCTGGTGGTGATCGGCCGCACGCGCCACAAGATGGTGGTGGCCGAACTTCAGGAAGCGGTGAAGCGCGGCGCGAAGTTCGTCGAACTGCGGCTCGACTTCCTCGCCAAGGCAGTCGATTTCAAGCGCCTCGCGCCGCTCAAGCAGTGCCCCTGGGTCGCCACGCTCCGCCGCCCCTCCGACGGGGGCCGGTTCCCGGGCACCGAGCCCGAGCGGATGATGATCCTGCGCCAGGCGATCGTCTCCGGCGCGTTCGAGTGGGTCGACCTGGAAACGGATATCGCCGACTCGGTCCCGCGGTTCGGCCCGGTAAAGCGGATCGTGAGCTACCACAATACCACGGAGACCCCCGCGAACCTGGACGAGATCTACGCGAACATGCTGAAGCAGGACGCGGACGTGTACAAGCTCGCGGTCGCGGCCCAGTCACCGGAGGACGTGGGGCGCGTGCTCCAGCTCCAGCGCACCGCGCCGAAGCCGACGGTCGCGTTCTGCATGGGCGACATCGGGCAGCCGACGCGGTTCCTCGCACTCAAGTTCGGCGCCCCGTGGATCTACGCCGCGTTCAACAAGGAGCGCGGCATCGCTCCCGGGCTGCCGAGCTTCGACGAGTTCCGCACCACGTACCCGGTCCAGAACGTGAACGCGGACACGCAGGTCTTCGGCGTCCTCGGCGACCCGGTCGGGCACAGCCTCAGCCCGCTGCTCCACAACCACATGTACAAGAAACTCGGGGTGAACGCGCTGTACCTGCCGTTCCGCGTCCCGCGCGGGCAGTTGCCACAAGCCCTGGAGTCTTACGACCAGATCCCGCTGCGTGGGTACAGCGTCACGATCCCGCACAAAGAAGCCGCAGCGAGCATCGCCCGTGAGAGCGAACCGAACGTGCAGGTCACCGGGTCGGCCAACACGCTCGTGCGGCGCGACGACGGGAAGTTCTCCGCGGCCAACACCGACTTCGCGGCGGCGGCCGATTCGCTCAAAGCGTTCCTGGCGGAGCGTGCGAAAACGGGGCCGAGCACGCAACTGAGCCAGCTCTCGATCCTCATTCTCGGTGCGGGCGGGGCCGCGCGGTCCATCGCCTACGCATTCCACCGCGAAGGCGCCCAAATCACTATCGCGGCGCGCACCTACGAGCGCGCCCAGAAGCTCGCCGAAGACGTGAAGTGCAAGGCGGTGGACTGGCACGCGCGTCATAGCATCACGTTCGACGTGCTCATCAACTGCACGCCCGTCGGGATGCACCCGAACGTGGACGAGTCGCCGTGCCACTTCAGCGTCCTCAAACCGGGCACGATCGTGTTCGACACGATCTACACGCCGGAAACGACGCTCCTGATCCGCGAGGCCCGGGCGCGCGGGTGCGACACGATCACCGGTGTCGACATGTTCGTGCGCCAGGCGGCCCGGCAGATCGAACTCTTCACCAACCTGACGCCCGACACCGAGGTGATGCGGCTCATCATGCGCAAGGCACTTTCCCCACTCACGAAGGCCTTCGACGAGGAGACCGAGCCAAAGCCCGCGCCCCCCGAAGAGACCGAGGAGTAG
- the rpmG gene encoding 50S ribosomal protein L33, which yields MAKSKEARSTIKLKSEASDHCYFTQKNRNNTKERISLRKFDPVVRRHVMYKEASKV from the coding sequence ATGGCGAAGTCGAAAGAAGCCCGCAGCACCATCAAGCTGAAGAGCGAAGCCAGCGACCACTGCTACTTCACGCAGAAGAACCGCAACAACACGAAGGAGCGCATCTCGCTCCGCAAGTTCGACCCGGTCGTGCGCCGGCACGTCATGTACAAGGAAGCCAGCAAGGTGTAA
- a CDS encoding serine/threonine-protein kinase, which yields MPLVSAPDCGTHSVYTKSAGYSPLPGYVLLEPLGRGGFGEVWKCEAPGGLHKAIKFVTGDSGDSPSDGTQLRQELEAFQQVKAIRHPFLLSLERVELVGAELVMVMELADKQLGDRFEECRGQGLPGIPRQELLGYLREAAEALDVIGAKYGLQHLDVKPANLFLTAGHVQVGDYGLVSKLDAGKGRQENGGLTPRYAAPEVLCGQVHTRSDQYSLALVYHELLTGTFPFNGRSVQQMMLQHMTAPPDLNGLSPPDRVAVATALAKKPDERFASCADFINALCGGTSRSVTALAASLLTPSPRGSGPITNPPSSAPTRGVSAANEPTLRNVPHFVTPAVTPAPQSVPPKRVAYTQPAPAAATVERAAPRASQTKPAGVCLEQILSVVPVAWLQGKFAQAPGRPPTHLVNTVLRAAETEAGINSAMGAVNRDSDGTWGCRFLSSIDPRVAQVKLDLLWEEGGVTMDSRTEGRVEFRKLTPVPAPTGWFSSKPKAPDSGLQVIVELPDPGTGTGEVVVTGTFFGSPPPEFAKSGEKTIVKLIEGIRRTLNDTQDRRKHPRVPATFPLTLYPLQSDGRVEPPMKGFCRDVSAGGMALFCAAEPTTKYMFVEFEGVPGTAGLAVLLQTIASEWQHDEVLVTGKYRLEFGPTDG from the coding sequence ATGCCTCTTGTTTCCGCCCCCGACTGTGGTACGCACTCCGTGTACACCAAATCGGCCGGATACTCCCCGTTGCCCGGCTACGTCCTGCTCGAACCGTTGGGTCGAGGCGGGTTCGGGGAGGTATGGAAGTGTGAAGCGCCCGGGGGGCTTCATAAGGCGATCAAGTTTGTTACAGGGGACTCGGGCGATTCTCCCAGCGACGGCACGCAACTCCGGCAGGAACTCGAAGCATTTCAACAAGTTAAAGCGATCCGTCACCCGTTCCTTCTCTCCCTGGAACGAGTCGAACTAGTCGGCGCCGAATTGGTCATGGTCATGGAGTTGGCCGACAAGCAACTCGGCGACCGATTCGAGGAGTGTCGAGGACAGGGACTGCCCGGGATTCCGCGTCAGGAGCTGCTGGGCTACCTGCGTGAGGCGGCCGAAGCACTCGACGTGATCGGCGCTAAGTACGGGCTCCAGCACCTCGACGTGAAGCCGGCCAACTTGTTTCTCACCGCCGGACACGTTCAGGTCGGCGACTACGGACTTGTTAGCAAGCTCGACGCGGGTAAGGGCCGCCAGGAAAATGGCGGACTCACGCCGCGCTACGCGGCGCCGGAAGTTCTGTGCGGACAAGTACATACGCGATCCGATCAGTACAGCCTCGCACTCGTCTACCACGAACTCCTCACCGGTACGTTCCCATTTAACGGGCGAAGTGTGCAGCAAATGATGCTGCAACATATGACCGCACCACCCGATCTGAATGGGTTGTCTCCGCCGGACCGCGTCGCAGTTGCGACCGCGCTGGCGAAGAAGCCCGATGAACGGTTCGCGTCGTGTGCGGACTTCATTAACGCCCTCTGTGGAGGAACGTCGCGCTCGGTCACAGCGCTCGCGGCCAGTTTGCTCACGCCCTCGCCACGCGGGTCGGGGCCAATCACAAACCCGCCTTCCAGTGCGCCGACACGCGGGGTCAGTGCCGCGAACGAACCGACGCTGCGCAACGTGCCGCATTTTGTGACTCCTGCTGTTACTCCCGCACCGCAATCGGTTCCACCCAAGCGGGTCGCGTACACGCAACCTGCACCCGCAGCCGCGACGGTCGAGCGGGCGGCCCCGCGTGCGTCGCAAACCAAACCGGCCGGGGTGTGCCTCGAACAGATCCTCTCTGTGGTTCCGGTCGCCTGGTTGCAGGGGAAATTCGCTCAGGCGCCGGGACGCCCGCCGACACATTTGGTGAACACGGTACTCCGCGCGGCAGAGACCGAAGCGGGCATCAATTCGGCGATGGGTGCGGTAAACCGCGACAGTGACGGCACTTGGGGGTGCCGGTTCCTCAGTTCCATCGATCCGCGTGTGGCCCAAGTTAAGCTCGATCTCCTCTGGGAAGAGGGCGGAGTGACGATGGACTCGCGCACCGAAGGGCGCGTCGAGTTTCGCAAACTCACCCCGGTACCCGCACCCACCGGTTGGTTCAGCAGCAAGCCCAAAGCGCCGGATTCGGGGTTGCAGGTGATCGTGGAACTCCCGGACCCCGGTACTGGCACCGGCGAAGTGGTGGTGACCGGGACATTCTTCGGTAGCCCGCCGCCCGAGTTCGCGAAATCGGGCGAGAAGACGATCGTAAAGCTGATCGAGGGCATTCGGCGCACGCTCAATGACACTCAGGACCGCCGTAAGCATCCGCGGGTTCCTGCCACGTTCCCGCTTACGCTGTACCCGCTCCAGTCGGACGGGCGGGTGGAACCACCGATGAAGGGGTTCTGCCGCGACGTGTCCGCGGGCGGGATGGCGCTGTTCTGCGCCGCGGAGCCGACCACGAAGTACATGTTCGTGGAGTTCGAGGGGGTACCGGGAACCGCGGGGCTCGCGGTGCTGCTCCAGACCATCGCCTCGGAGTGGCAGCACGACGAGGTGCTGGTTACCGGTAAATATCGGCTCGAATTCGGCCCGACCGACGGATAA